From one Streptomyces sp. ICC1 genomic stretch:
- a CDS encoding ABC transporter ATP-binding protein, whose product MNPFFSVRGLRSGYAGGTVLDGIDLDLEAGGTLAVLGRNGVGKTTLVSTVMGLVRPYEGSVRLDGRDLAGSRVDVIARAGVGVVPQGRRVFAPLTVAEHLAIASPRRAARGPWTRTRVLDLLPRLGERLGHRGDELSGGEQQMLAIARALLGNPRLLLLDEPSDGLAPLVVAQVGEVIREVSAQGVSVVLVEQNLGLALSVARDVAVMRKGRIVHRASCAEFAARPEDRRRLLGVD is encoded by the coding sequence GTGAACCCCTTCTTCAGCGTGCGCGGGCTGCGCTCCGGCTACGCCGGGGGGACCGTCCTGGACGGCATCGACCTCGACCTCGAAGCCGGCGGGACCCTCGCCGTCCTCGGGCGCAACGGCGTGGGCAAGACCACCCTCGTCTCCACCGTCATGGGCCTCGTCCGGCCGTACGAGGGCAGCGTGCGCCTCGACGGCCGGGACCTCGCCGGCTCCCGCGTCGACGTGATCGCCCGCGCGGGGGTCGGCGTCGTCCCGCAGGGGCGCCGGGTCTTCGCGCCGCTCACCGTGGCCGAGCACCTCGCGATCGCCTCCCCGCGCCGCGCCGCACGGGGGCCGTGGACCCGTACCCGCGTCCTGGACCTGCTGCCGAGGCTGGGGGAGCGGCTCGGGCACCGCGGCGACGAGCTCTCCGGCGGGGAGCAGCAGATGCTCGCCATCGCCCGGGCCCTGCTGGGCAACCCGCGCCTGCTGCTCCTCGACGAGCCGTCCGACGGCCTCGCCCCCCTCGTCGTCGCCCAAGTGGGGGAGGTGATCCGCGAGGTGAGCGCGCAGGGCGTCTCGGTGGTCCTCGTCGAGCAGAACCTCGGCCTCGCCCTGTCGGTGGCCCGCGACGTCGCGGTCATGCGCAAGGGCCGCATCGTCCACCGGGCGTCCTGCGCGGAGTTCGCGGCCCGCCCCGAGGACAGGAGACGTCTGCTGGGGGTCGACTGA
- a CDS encoding RidA family protein has translation MTRSITNPAGLHDPADYGYSHIVSAPGEQVFIAGQYGSDETGHVVSGDFDAQVGRAFANLRTALEAVGLGLGDVVRIGTYVVGHDQPKLEVLLKHLHAAWGTALPAQTLIGVAALALPDMLFEIDAVAVRAAPGERSAE, from the coding sequence ATGACGCGCAGCATCACCAACCCGGCAGGACTCCACGACCCCGCCGACTACGGCTACAGCCACATCGTGTCCGCACCCGGCGAGCAGGTCTTCATAGCCGGCCAGTACGGCTCCGACGAGACCGGCCACGTCGTCTCCGGCGACTTCGACGCCCAGGTCGGGCGGGCGTTCGCCAACCTCCGCACCGCCCTGGAGGCCGTCGGCCTCGGCCTCGGCGACGTCGTCCGCATCGGCACGTACGTCGTCGGACACGACCAGCCGAAGCTGGAGGTCCTCCTGAAGCACCTGCACGCCGCCTGGGGCACCGCGCTGCCCGCGCAGACGCTGATCGGCGTGGCCGCCCTCGCGCTGCCGGACATGCTCTTCGAGATCGACGCGGTGGCGGTGCGGGCGGCCCCCGGGGAGCGCTCCGCCGAGTGA
- a CDS encoding Rrf2 family transcriptional regulator encodes MSEGVEWALHSCLNLAWSGPDRAVSAPRLAAWHELPAAYLNKQLQALARAGIVTSTPGPRGGFRLARPLAAISLMDVVAAVEGPDEAFRCAEIRRQGPGGDQAGEPPAAEAGEPPAAECAIAHAMGRAELAWRRALADQNLDEIRQQAERQAPGAPERLRAWLATTR; translated from the coding sequence ATGAGCGAGGGCGTCGAATGGGCCCTGCACAGCTGCCTCAACTTGGCCTGGAGCGGCCCCGACCGGGCCGTCTCGGCGCCCCGGCTGGCGGCCTGGCACGAACTCCCCGCCGCCTACCTGAACAAGCAGCTCCAGGCACTGGCCCGGGCGGGCATCGTCACCTCCACACCCGGCCCGCGGGGCGGCTTCCGGCTCGCCCGCCCCCTCGCCGCCATCTCGCTCATGGACGTGGTCGCCGCCGTCGAGGGGCCGGACGAGGCCTTCCGGTGCGCGGAGATCCGCCGCCAGGGCCCCGGCGGCGACCAGGCCGGGGAACCGCCCGCCGCCGAGGCCGGGGAACCGCCCGCCGCCGAGTGCGCCATCGCGCACGCGATGGGCCGGGCCGAGCTGGCCTGGCGCCGCGCACTGGCCGACCAGAACCTCGACGAGATCCGGCAGCAGGCCGAACGGCAGGCCCCCGGGGCCCCCGAGCGGCTCCGCGCCTGGCTCGCCACCACCCGCTAG
- a CDS encoding ABC transporter ATP-binding protein — translation MTDPDPLELRGVSRHFGSFKAVDDVALTVRAGARHAVIGPNGAGKSTLFGLISGTLAATAGHVLVAGQDVTRLPVDRRVALGVAATFQHSSLFLRESVLENVLLAVLRRAGGGLGGWRKVSARAESALRAHELLERVGLPGRHGIAAGELSHGERRQLEVAVALATEPRLLLMDEPAAGMSPAETARLTELIAALPAEVTVLLVEHDLDMVFELADTVTVMYLGRHLMTGSPDEVRASAEVRRAYLGTTEAAS, via the coding sequence ATGACGGATCCCGATCCACTGGAACTACGGGGAGTGTCACGGCACTTCGGCTCCTTCAAGGCCGTGGACGACGTCGCCCTCACCGTGCGGGCGGGGGCGCGGCACGCGGTCATCGGCCCGAACGGCGCGGGCAAGTCCACCCTGTTCGGCCTGATCTCCGGAACACTGGCGGCCACCGCGGGTCACGTCCTGGTCGCCGGCCAGGACGTGACCCGGCTGCCCGTGGACCGCCGGGTGGCCCTCGGCGTCGCCGCGACCTTCCAGCACTCCAGCCTCTTCCTGCGCGAGAGCGTCCTGGAGAACGTCCTGCTCGCCGTCCTGCGCCGGGCCGGCGGCGGCCTCGGCGGCTGGCGCAAGGTGAGCGCCCGGGCCGAATCCGCCCTGCGGGCGCACGAACTGCTCGAGCGGGTCGGCCTGCCCGGCCGGCACGGGATCGCCGCGGGAGAGCTTTCGCACGGAGAGCGCCGGCAGCTGGAGGTCGCCGTCGCCCTGGCCACCGAACCCCGGCTGCTGCTCATGGACGAGCCGGCCGCCGGAATGTCCCCGGCGGAGACGGCCCGGCTCACCGAGCTCATCGCCGCCCTGCCCGCCGAAGTGACCGTACTGCTCGTCGAACACGACCTCGACATGGTCTTCGAGCTCGCCGACACGGTGACGGTCATGTACCTCGGCAGACACCTCATGACGGGCTCCCCGGACGAGGTACGGGCCTCCGCCGAGGTCCGCCGCGCCTATCTCGGCACCACGGAGGCCGCCTCGTGA
- a CDS encoding FUSC family protein, translated as MSTERTEEIPPGRPRPPAPPGWFLTGLRPTTAPIPWAAVLRAGIAMAAPLAVGFALDEPEYGALVSMGALSGVIGDTADAYRMRVLNIAVPQFFGAVGVALGTLVFGHGWVAVGVLTLIALVSGMISSIGTVASVSGLMLLLYAVVGAGLPMPEPWWTAPLLLSAGGLFVLALSLLGWPLRGRQPERSAVAAAYRAVADSLEAAGSPGPAYEERRHQVTQALNQAYDLVLGRRARVHGRSPSLVRMLAQLNVLIPLVEAAPAAHLRRKPLAPEIPAAVREMAAAVEEARTGTPVLDLPAPDSQSERAIDAALRHAATIVLLAEPDPYNVDDRLGRPSALGVRARRAVRDMMFSEASWRYGLRLALCIGLAQALVSVVEIERSYWVALTVTFVLKPDFGSVFSRAVLRALGTAVGLVVAAAVLAEVPRGWWDVPVMVLLAALIPAFSVKGYAFQTAAITPVILLLSDLLNHQGFDLIRPRLLDSMIGCAITLVAGYLLWPESWHTRIGDRLADTVDDAARYVERAFGGHPDTEAGLRAARTARLQARRRIYRDLSGVRSEFQRALTEPPPTGERAAAWWPLVVAVERIVDATTAARVRVNHGAQPPGSEEVAAIAEDLRGLARGVRRANTPAQLNPPSAPTVDEASVLSPVGGGSGSARWNSLRTPDRSR; from the coding sequence ATGAGCACCGAACGCACCGAAGAGATACCTCCCGGACGGCCCCGGCCGCCGGCTCCGCCCGGCTGGTTCCTGACGGGGCTGCGGCCCACCACCGCCCCGATCCCGTGGGCCGCCGTCCTGCGCGCGGGCATCGCCATGGCCGCCCCGCTGGCCGTCGGTTTCGCCCTCGACGAGCCCGAGTACGGCGCGCTCGTCTCCATGGGCGCCCTGTCCGGGGTCATCGGCGACACCGCCGACGCCTACCGGATGCGCGTCCTGAACATCGCCGTCCCGCAGTTCTTCGGCGCCGTCGGCGTCGCGCTGGGCACCCTGGTGTTCGGGCACGGCTGGGTCGCCGTCGGCGTCCTCACCCTGATCGCCCTGGTCTCCGGGATGATCTCCTCCATCGGCACCGTCGCCTCCGTCTCCGGGCTGATGCTCCTGCTGTACGCCGTGGTCGGCGCCGGCCTGCCGATGCCCGAGCCCTGGTGGACGGCGCCCCTGCTGCTGAGCGCGGGCGGGCTGTTCGTCCTCGCCCTGAGCCTGCTGGGGTGGCCGCTGCGCGGCCGGCAGCCGGAACGTTCCGCCGTCGCCGCCGCCTACCGGGCGGTGGCCGACTCCCTGGAGGCCGCGGGCAGTCCGGGACCCGCGTACGAGGAGCGCCGCCACCAGGTCACCCAGGCCCTGAACCAGGCCTACGACCTGGTGCTCGGCCGGCGGGCCCGGGTGCACGGGCGCAGCCCCTCGCTCGTGCGGATGCTGGCCCAGCTCAACGTGCTGATCCCGCTGGTCGAGGCCGCGCCCGCGGCCCACCTGCGCCGCAAGCCCCTGGCCCCCGAGATCCCGGCGGCCGTACGGGAGATGGCGGCGGCCGTCGAGGAGGCCCGCACCGGAACCCCCGTTCTGGACCTGCCCGCGCCGGACAGCCAGTCCGAGCGGGCCATCGACGCGGCCCTGCGGCACGCGGCGACCATCGTGCTGCTGGCCGAGCCGGACCCGTACAACGTCGACGACCGGCTCGGCCGGCCCTCCGCGCTGGGGGTCCGGGCCCGCCGGGCGGTGCGCGACATGATGTTCTCCGAGGCCTCCTGGCGGTACGGGCTGCGGCTCGCGCTGTGCATCGGGCTGGCGCAGGCGCTGGTGTCCGTCGTGGAGATCGAGCGGTCCTACTGGGTCGCGCTGACCGTCACCTTCGTCCTCAAGCCCGACTTCGGCTCGGTGTTCTCCCGGGCGGTGCTGCGCGCGCTGGGCACGGCCGTCGGGCTGGTCGTCGCGGCCGCCGTGCTCGCGGAGGTGCCGCGCGGCTGGTGGGACGTACCGGTGATGGTGCTCCTCGCCGCACTGATCCCGGCCTTCTCCGTCAAGGGGTACGCCTTCCAGACGGCCGCGATCACCCCGGTGATCCTGCTCCTCTCGGACCTGCTCAACCACCAGGGCTTCGACCTGATCCGGCCCCGGCTGCTGGACAGCATGATCGGCTGCGCGATCACGCTGGTGGCGGGGTACCTCCTGTGGCCCGAGAGCTGGCACACCCGGATCGGCGACCGGCTCGCCGACACGGTGGACGACGCGGCCCGGTACGTGGAGCGGGCGTTCGGCGGCCACCCCGACACGGAGGCGGGGCTGCGGGCGGCCCGGACGGCCCGGCTCCAGGCCCGCCGGCGCATCTACCGGGACCTGTCGGGCGTGCGCAGCGAGTTCCAGCGGGCGCTGACCGAGCCGCCGCCGACCGGGGAGCGGGCCGCCGCGTGGTGGCCGCTGGTCGTCGCCGTGGAGCGGATCGTCGACGCGACGACGGCCGCCCGGGTCCGGGTCAACCACGGCGCGCAGCCCCCGGGCTCCGAGGAGGTCGCGGCGATCGCCGAGGACCTGCGCGGCCTGGCCCGGGGCGTCCGCAGGGCCAACACCCCGGCCCAACTGAACCCCCCGTCGGCCCCCACGGTGGACGAGGCCTCGGTCCTCTCCCCGGTCGGCGGCGGCTCGGGCAGCGCCCGCTGGAACTCGCTGCGCACGCCCGACAGGTCCCGGTAG